The following coding sequences lie in one Rutidosis leptorrhynchoides isolate AG116_Rl617_1_P2 chromosome 6, CSIRO_AGI_Rlap_v1, whole genome shotgun sequence genomic window:
- the LOC139851608 gene encoding DNA glycosylase/AP lyase ROS1-like: MESVNLMERDSVWIPQTPGKSITTTYQATLLYEQGTGKESINKPFPCIDFLGTIKFAGDGECVINKLPSGFFDNEHEAVLHVAEDDDPKPTKAVQYDTSSVQVEEVKVKVSLSEPVHESQAGVDSIPAPSKPNYSRKRRNKDIDLNQKPSQRRRMKKHRPKIYDDSKPKKVPKAQTTKHSTPKPKTPKPKTPNRVQERKKSSTETKFTVSTSYGHVDVTETVQEASKDSIIDVKPCKRFLNFDHVDHGNFDYNRKIVTNKRSNTPRRSRFLKNSLEASEGLLELSNWQQNGEDIYVSKNQEQAGKKCDHVYQRRKKLKVKATNHTLKMLVYQRKVKENSCLQSSKKVGPNFPKIFKKNRTLRKKVCIWKDARFEIPVEDTQSYVRRSVRQCVQTAKENIQNWVSESVDNKGVVEKRTQKRNLVIKGRRLRKNRSVRYTRARIINGSRIHESVPNDNETYLLCDESFLPITECLPLNEATVHTIDTSPVHQTDDSVGNVDCSQLYEVDVLESQSQSLVPRLEHVPLYEVEVLESQSQSQSQSQSLVPRLEHVPCTKDDYIKVYVEGSINNLIKKIASLDINGPCKELVERYPSVANIDIDGQFKELIVRDQNVNGAVVKVGPTKKRKEIPKVNLDKESLRVWKLLMENDGSEPVEETDKDKEEWWEKQREIFRGRVDSFIAKMHLIQGDRRFSPWKGSVTDSVVGVYLTQNVTDHLSSSAFMSVAARFPAKSRTKEIVDRGEDAFRQELDTSSCVDASGVTPIMEPNQDSVSNPSPVACSQESTATGLCTINNPCADVSDATPFVDPNKDSVSVPTLAACSQESVSSNNLVIDCLVKNNEMEHADVSNTTPILAHDKPNVNGNSDNFRERIELEEVDFLKQFCKSDASESQVIREGQSSESVNSVSLPDLNDVVSEIPSESVGQRKSTLEEEPEVANPLYDLLSEVILEQEVNAVHINDHQRLKKKTLETGSSGKKNKSEKKQEKKVDWEEVRKRYCKTGDVETDENYMDAVDWDAVRRATVEELANIIVKRGMNNVLAGKIKDFLDRMYKDHGTHDLEWLRDVPPDMAKEFLLSIEGIGLKSVECIRLLTLHHHAFPVDTNVGRVATRLGWVPLQPLPDAVQIHLLNAYPMVDTIQKYLYPRLITLDQRTLYELHYQLITFGKVFCTKIKPNCDACPMRAECRHYASAVASGRLALPGSEETSNVTSIVSVENEQNHSKFVTPTSHFDIQGGNSGSSYHDPIIEVPSSPEPEIKDTQPIIGDIEDLFIDSDDEIPFIQLNVEEFRETLKDTIETHNIPNLSEDDKTKALVALIAETNTFRVPRMKFVARSRTFHLVHELPDSHPILAGFHEREDDDPSPYLLRVWHPDELPKPLENTENTACNSYNGDQEETYKGTILIPCRTANRGKFPLNGTYFQVNEVFADDETSRFPIDVPSHLLHNLTTRTLGCGSSATSIFRGLSTGVIQRLFWRGSICVRSFNRKTRQPNGLHKRLYMSSTKSVVAANNGKS, from the exons ATGGAATCAGTTAATTTGATGGAAAGAGACAGTGTCTGGATTCCGCAGACACCTGGAAAATCAATTACTACAACGTACCAGGCAACATTGCTTTATGAACAAGGGACAGGAAAGGAAAGTATAAATAAGCCGTTTCCATGTATAGATTTTTTGGGTACTATTAAGTTTGCGGGTGACGGTGAATGTGTAATAAATAAATTGCCATCTGGCTTTTTTGACAATGAACATGAAGCGGTTTTGCATGTGGCTGAAGATGATGATCCTAAACCTACTAAAGCGGTTCAGT ATGACACAAGCAGTGTACAAGTGGaggaagtcaaagtcaaagtctctCTTTCCGAGCCTGTTCATGAGTCACAAGCCGGTGTTGATTCAATTCCAGCGCCATCTAAGCCAAATTATAGCAGGAAAAGGCGTAATAAGGACATTGACTTGAACCAAAAGCCTAGTCAAAGACGCCGAATGAAAAAACACAGGCCTAAAATATATGATGATAGTAAACCCAAAAAAGTTCCTAAGGCTCAAACTACAAAGCATTCGACCCCTAAACCGAAAACTCCAAAACCTAAAACTCCAAATCGggtacaagaaagaaagaagagtTCAACTGAAACTAAATTTACAGTGTCAACGAGTTATGGCCATGTAGATGTTACGGAAACAGTTCAAGAAGCTTCTAAGGATTCCATAATTGATGTTAAGCCGTGCAAGCGTTTCTTGAATTTTGACCATGTTGACCATGGTAATTTTGATTATAATCGTAAAATTGTTACTAATAAGAGAAGTAATACACCAAGGAGAAGTAGGTTTCTAAAGAATAGTCTAGAAGCTTCGGAGGGTTTGTTGGAACTGAGTAATTGGCAGCAAAATGGGGAAGATATTTATGTTTCAAAAAATCAAGAACAAGCCGGTAAAAAATGCGATCACGTATATCAACGACGTAAGAAACTGAAGGTAAAAGCAACCAATCACACCCTTAAAATGCTAGTTTATCAGAGGAAAGTTAAAGAAAATAGTTGTTTACAAAGTAGCAAAAAAGTCGGACCTAATTTTCCAAAAATATTCAAGAAAAATCGTACGTTGAGGAAAAAAGTGTGCATTTGGAAAGATGCGCGTTTTGAAATACCCGTCGAAGATACACAGAGCTATGTGAGAAGGTCAGTTAGACAATGTGTACAAACTGCCAAAGAGAATATACAGAATTGGGTCAGTGAATCAGTAGACAATAAAGGGGTGGTGGAAAAACGTACCCAAAAACGTAATCTTGTGATAAAAGGGCGGCGTTTGAGAAAGAATCGATCCGTAAGGTACACTCGCGCGAGAATTATAAACGGGTCCCGTATTCATGAAAGTGTGCCTAATGATAATGAGACGTATCTATTATGTGATGAAAGTTTTCTTCCTATAACCGAATGTCTCCCACTAAATGAAGCTACTGTTCATACAATCGACACTAGTCCTGTTCATCAAACTGATGATTCTGTTGGTAATGTAGACTGTTCCCAATTATATGAGGTTGATGTActtgaaagtcaaagtcaaagtttgGTACCCAGACTCGAACATGTCCCATTATATGAGGTTGAAGTActtgaaagtcaaagtcaaagtcaaagtcaaagtcaaagtttgGTACCCAGACTCGAACATGTCCCATGTACCAAAGACG ATTATATTAAAGTTTATGTAGAAGGATCGATCAACAATTTGATAAAGAAAATAGCAAGTTTAGACATCAATGGCCCATGCAAGGAACTTGTGGAAAGATATCCAAGTGTAGCGAACATAGACATCGATGGTCAATTCAAGGAACTTATAGTACGAGATCAAAATGTTAATGGGGCGGTTGTAAAGGTGGGTCCTACCAAGAAGCGTAAAGAGATACCGAAAGTGAATCTTGATAAAGAGTCGTTGAGAGTTTGGAAATTGTTGATGGAAAACGATGGGAGTGAACCAGTTGAAGAAACGGATAAAGATAAGGAAGAATGGTGGGAAAAACAAAGAGAAATATTTCGTGGTCGAGTGGACTCGTTTATAGCCAAAATGCATCTCATTCAAG GTGACAGGCGTTTTTCACCATGGAAAGGTTCAGTGACTGACTCTGTGGTTGGTGTTTATTTAACTCAAAATGTGACAGACCATCTTTCAAG TTCTGCTTTCATGTCTGTAGCGGCAAGATTTCCGGCGAAGTCTAGAACCAAAGAAATTGTTGACCGTGGTGAAGATGCATTTAGACAAGAATTGGATACAAGTTCATGTGTTGACGCGAGTGGCGTGACTCCAATTATGGAACCTAACCAAGATTCAGTTTCAAATCCATCTCCAGTTGCATGCAGCCAAGAATCAACAGCAACAGGTCTCTGTACCATTAATAACCCATGTGCTGATGTAAGCGATGCGACTCCATTCGTGGATCCTAACAAAGATTCGGTTTCGGTTCCAACTCTTGCAGCATGTAGCCAAGAATCAGTCTCTAGTAATAACCTTGTTATTGACTGTCTTGTTAAGAATAATGAAATGGAACATGCTGATGTCAGCAACACGACTCCAATTCTTGCTCACGATAAGCCAAATGTGAATGGAAATTCTGATAATTTTCGCGAACGCATAGAACTAGAGGAGGTGGACTTTCTTAAGCAATTTTGTAAGTCTGACGCAAGTGAGAGCCAAGTTATCAGGGAAGGGCAAAGTTCAGAATCTGTTAATTCTGTTAGTCTGCCTGATTTGAATGATGTTGTATCTGAGATTCCAAGTGAATCTGTGGGTCAACGAAAGTCAACccttgaagaggaaccagaagttgCTAATCCACTTTACGATCTCCTGTCTGAAGTCATCCTTGAACAAGAAGTAAATGCTGTACACATAAACGATCACCAGAGACTAAAAAAGAAGACTTTAGAGACTGGAAGTAGCGGAAAAAAGAACAAGTCAGAGAAAAAACAAGAAAAGAAAGTTGACTGGGAAGAAGTGAGGAAAAGGTATTGCAAAACGGGCGACGTAGAAACCGATGAAAATTACATGGATGCCGTTGATTGGGACGCGGTTAGGCGTGCTACAGTTGAAGAACTTGCTAACATCATAGTTAAGCGAGGAATGAATAACGTGCTAGCTGGAAAAATAAAA GACTTTTTGGATCGAATGTATAAGGACCATGGGACACATGATCTTGAGTGGTTAAGGGACGTTCCACCAGACATGGCAAA GGAATTTTTGCTGAGCATAGAAGGAATCGGTTTGAAAAGTGTGGAGTGTATACGGCTTCTAACGCTACATCATCATGCTTTTCCT GTTGACACAAATGTTGGCCGGGTAGCCACTCGTCTAGGGTGGGTCCCATTGCAGCCCCTGCCTGATGCAGTTCAAATACATCTTTTGAACGC GTACCCAATGGTGGACACCATTCAGAAATACCTCTATCCTAGGCTAATCACTCTTGATCAGAGAACATT GTACGAGTTACATTATCAGTTGATCACATTCGGAAAG GTATTTTGCACGAAGATAAAACCAAATTGCGATGCGTGTCCGATGAGAGCCGAATGTAGGCATTATGCTAGTGCGGTTGCTAG TGGTAGGCTCGCGCTTCCTGGATCAGAGGAAACTAGTAACGTAACTTCAATCGTCTCTGTTGAAAATGAACAAAACCATTCTAAGTTTGTTACGCCCACATCACACTTTGACATACAAGGTGGCAATTCGGGTTCAAGTTATCATGATCCCATAATTGAAGTTCCTTCATCTCCGGAGCCTGAAATAAAAGATACACAACCAATTATAGGCGATATTGAAGATTTATTTATAGATTCTGATGATGAAATTCCCTTCATCCAACTTAACGTTGAAGAGTTTAGGGAAACATTAAAGGATACAATAGAGACGCATAATATTCCGAATCTTTCAGAAGATGATAAGACGAAAGCTCTTGTTGCTTTAATCGCAGAAACAAACACATTTCGTGTGCCACGAATGAAGTTTGTAGCCAGATCAAGGACTTTTCACCTtgt GCATGAGCTCCCAGACTCTCATCCGATTTTAGCCGGT TTTCATGAAAGGGAAGATGATGATCCATCTCCGTACCTTCTTAGGGTATGGCATCCAG ACGAGCTTCCCAAACCGTTAGAAAATACTGAAAATACAGCATGTAATTCATACAACGGCGATCAAGAAGAAACATATAAAGGAACGATTTTG ATTCCTTGTAGAACTGCAAATAGAGGGAAATTTCCCCTTAATGGAACATATTTTCAGGTTAACGAG GTATTTGCTGATGATGAAACTAGTCGTTTTCCAATTGATGTTCCAAGTCATCTGTTACATAATTTGACAACTCGGACTTTAGGTTGTGGGTCATCTGCAACATCTATTTTTAGAG GCCTATCAACCGGTGTCATACAACGCTTGTTTTGGAGAG GATCGATATGTGTGAGATCATTCAACCGAAAAACAAGGCAGCCAAACGGTCTTCACAAAAGATTGTATATGTCATCAACCAAAAGTGTTGTTGCAGCAAATAACGGAAAGAGCTAG